One part of the Rutidosis leptorrhynchoides isolate AG116_Rl617_1_P2 chromosome 1, CSIRO_AGI_Rlap_v1, whole genome shotgun sequence genome encodes these proteins:
- the LOC139897128 gene encoding uncharacterized protein, whose translation MEPVSVAETKRICIPVKFYLINAARIISHYPSQAFSIFKDITLCILTILTFRILLSKEEVLKSASEALAELLEPTSVHLLNSLLNSAQLEREHKCQILDWLFSEINMTTLFPAIDKSTNAIFSLTCASMHGSKLLLLGQVALFVNLLKGGPDLDDDVNLEIAKKMEWLLNILIDEDVYSSILALPVPLLHGSAHQNMFSSIIHAMKTFVLVVSPTPIWVQVESFLLENFFHPHHLCWEIIMQLWCFIIRHAESDMGNEIIDTLCTLLKATSSWESVLDNSSVLRKLSRSICMLVKQGSQPMADRVFNFVINSNVSKSSSAMYIALLMEGFPLNALSDNVRSVAKQRLITEYFCFLDVFDADSSRQTGNGLFGAPIFALSAALESHQVSISDTELKTIKLLLAIIHKYSTTTESSKAQYRKLLAESLGIISTMKHLYTSDEMERVILALQNLFLSNSVLQDAGLLKCKANLAAFVAGFGHIEFEETDNTKVSASWQLFHMLLKERHWALAHLAMTAFGYFSARTSCNELWRFVPQDAALSFDLVSGNDVDEDMFMSEFKVFFEKEAANVKTTPDANELAVLFKEGLMLKEMVEKMITIDDDVMEIDDDTRQTNKRRKIPEGISEGVSLLQNGLRVIADGITLWKQSQLDYSDLHGDFLTQFSQLEDAVGHMAASVFQNE comes from the exons aTGGAACCAGTCTCTGTAGCTGAAACTAAAAGAATCTGCATTCCAGTTAAGTTTTACTTAATTAATGCTGCAAGAATAATCTCCCACTACCCATCTCAAGCTTTTTCGATTTTCAAAGATATAACACTGTGCATCCTTACGATCTTAACCTTTCGGATCCTTTTGAGTAAAGAAGAGGTCCTTAAATCTGCGAGTGAAGCTCTTGCAGAACTTCTTGAGCCAACTTCAGTTCATCTCCTTAATTCTTTGTTAAATTCGGCCCAGTTGGAACGTGAGCATAAATGCCAAATTCTTGATTGGTTGTTTAGTGAAATTAATATGACAACTTTATTCCCTGCCATTGACAAATCAACAAATGCAATATTTTCTTTGACCTGTGCTTCAATGCATGGGTCAAAGTTACTGTTACTTGGTCAAGTTGCGTTATTTGTTAATCTTCTAAAAGGTGGTCCTGATCTGGACGATGATGTGAATCTTGAGATTGCTAAAAAGATGGAATGGCTTTTGAATATTTTAATCGACGAAGACGTATATTCATCTATTCTTGCCTTGCCAGTCCCTCTATTACATGGTTCTGCTCATCAGAATATGTTTTCTTCTATTATACACGCAATGAAGACCTTTGTACTTGTAGTTTCTCCGACTCCGATTTGGGTACAAGTCGAGTCGTTTTTGCTTGAAAATTTCTTCCATCCACACCATCTTTGTTGGGAGATTATTATGCAACTTTGGTGCTTTATAATTCGCCATGCCGAATCAGACATGGGTAATGAGATCATCGATACACTGTGTACCTTATTGAAAGCCACATCTTCTTGGGAATCGGTTCTCGATAACAGTAGTGTTCTTCGTAAACTTTCTAGATCAATCTGCATGCTCGTGAAGCAGGGTTCGCAACCAATGGCAGATAGAGTTTTCAATTTCGTCATCAATAGTAATGTATCCAAGTCATCGTCTGCTATGTATATAGCATTGCTGATGGAGGGTTTCCCGTTAAATGCTCTTTCTGATAACGTCAGAAGTGTTGCTAAACAAAGATTAATTACAGAATATTTTTGCTTTCTGGATGTATTTGATGCTGACTCATCACGTCAAACTGGAAATGGACTGTTTGGGGCACCCATTTTTGCGTTGTCTGCCGCTCTGGAGTCTCA TCAGGTGAGCATATCAGACACAGAACTGAAAACAATAAAGCTATTACTTGCCATCATCCACAAATACAGCACAACTACTGAAAGTTCAAAGGCCCAATATCGTAAGCTTCTTGCTGAAAGTCTAGGGATCATCTCTACCATGAAGCATTTATATACATCTGATGAAATGGAAAGAGTAATTTTGGCGCTTCAAAATCTCTTTCTTTCAAATTCTGTCCTACAGGATGCTGGATTATTAAAATGCAAAGCAAATTTAGCTGCTTTTGTGGCGGGATTTGGCCACATCGAATTCGAAGAAACTGATAATACGAAGGTTTCAGCTTCATGGCAATTGTTTCACATGTTACTAAAAGAACGACACTGGGCTTTAGCTCATCTTGCAATGACAGCATTTGGGTATTTTTCTGCACGTACCAGTTGCAATGAGTTGTGGAGGTTTGTACCACAAGATGCAGCACTTTCGTTTGATTTAGTGTCTGGAAATGATGTAGACGAGGACATGTTTATGTCGGagtttaaggtattctttgaaaaggAAGCGGCTAATGTCAAAACTACCCCTGATGCAAACGAGCTTGCAGTGCTTTTTAAAGAAGGTTTAATGCTTAAAGAAATGGTCGAAAAGATGATAACGATTGATGATGATGTCATGGAGATTGATGATGATACAAGACAAACCAATAAGAGGAGGAAAATTCCGGAAGGAATAAGTGAAGGAGTTTCGTTGTTGCAGAATGGGTTGAGGGTAATTGCTGATGGCATTACTTTATGGAAGCAAAGTCAATTAGATTATTCTGATCTTCATGGTGACTTCTTGACCCAATTTTCCCAACTTGAAGATGCAGTGGGACACATGGCTGCAAGCGTTTTTCAAAATGAGTAA